The following coding sequences lie in one Alicyclobacillus curvatus genomic window:
- a CDS encoding spore germination protein: MPFWNRRKQKAASNLPVPPSKQLEALGERKITGDNNQTIEIMRSLFGQNDDLATRSINVYQNYEVTVLFMSNFVNNELVNENILKPLLQTNQSTTSMKRANVVQAIMRETLTYSEAYVETSLTKIGEGLFRGNTVILIQGLKEAIVVSTRSVDHRTPAQPETEQAIRGSRDGFIESIGVNMSLIRYRLQTPDLRMESLEIGRLTKTKVVVCYIEGLADPDIVRRAHQRLSKVDIDGVLDAGTLEQYIEDSHWSPFPQIQNTERPDKCCAAMMEGRVVILTDGTPFALIVPTTFTQFYQVMDDYSERWIMGSLVRAVRLVSLMFSLVFPSLYVAVISFNPELIPTKFAVAVAGGRAGVPFPAVIEVLIMEISMEVLREATLRLPQQVGGALSIVGVLVVGQAAVSAGFVSPITVVVVALTTIGSFATPAYNAAIALRILRFAMILIAGTFGLYGIVVGMILILNHMLALRSFGVPFWSPYAPFKGQGMKDAPIRAPLWTMAIRPKELSPENDRRVSKATVEFAKSPPKQERRSILNGPRKGGR; encoded by the coding sequence ATGCCGTTTTGGAATCGACGGAAACAAAAGGCAGCGTCAAATCTACCAGTTCCCCCAAGTAAGCAACTGGAAGCGCTTGGCGAACGAAAGATTACCGGCGATAACAATCAGACGATTGAAATCATGCGAAGCTTGTTTGGGCAAAACGACGACCTTGCGACCCGCAGTATTAACGTGTACCAAAACTACGAAGTGACGGTTCTGTTCATGTCCAATTTCGTGAACAACGAGCTCGTCAATGAAAATATCTTGAAACCGCTACTTCAAACCAACCAATCTACCACGTCCATGAAGCGTGCAAATGTTGTTCAGGCGATTATGCGTGAGACCCTCACTTACAGTGAAGCCTATGTGGAGACCAGCCTTACGAAGATTGGCGAAGGCCTGTTTCGCGGCAATACCGTTATCCTCATTCAGGGGTTGAAAGAAGCCATCGTCGTGTCCACACGGTCGGTGGACCACCGCACACCCGCTCAGCCAGAAACAGAGCAAGCCATACGTGGGTCACGCGACGGCTTTATTGAGTCGATTGGCGTCAACATGTCCCTGATTCGCTACCGGCTTCAGACACCGGACTTGCGGATGGAATCCTTGGAGATTGGACGCTTGACCAAGACCAAAGTGGTTGTCTGCTACATCGAAGGCCTCGCCGATCCCGATATCGTTCGCCGTGCTCACCAGCGGCTCAGCAAGGTGGACATCGACGGCGTACTCGACGCCGGGACGCTGGAACAGTACATCGAGGACAGCCACTGGAGTCCCTTCCCGCAAATTCAAAACACGGAACGCCCGGACAAGTGCTGTGCCGCGATGATGGAGGGACGGGTCGTCATCCTCACGGACGGCACGCCCTTTGCACTGATTGTCCCGACGACGTTTACCCAGTTTTATCAGGTGATGGACGACTATTCGGAGCGCTGGATTATGGGCTCACTGGTGCGGGCGGTACGCCTCGTCTCACTGATGTTCTCGCTGGTCTTTCCGTCCCTCTACGTGGCCGTGATTTCGTTTAACCCAGAGCTCATTCCGACGAAATTTGCAGTAGCGGTGGCGGGTGGCCGCGCAGGCGTTCCGTTCCCCGCAGTCATCGAGGTCCTCATCATGGAGATCTCGATGGAGGTCCTGCGCGAAGCCACCCTGCGGTTGCCGCAGCAAGTCGGCGGTGCGTTGTCGATTGTGGGCGTGTTGGTGGTGGGGCAAGCTGCTGTATCCGCCGGGTTTGTCAGTCCCATCACCGTCGTCGTCGTCGCCCTGACTACGATTGGCTCGTTTGCCACACCCGCATACAACGCGGCAATTGCCCTGCGGATTCTGCGCTTCGCCATGATTCTTATCGCAGGGACGTTCGGCCTCTACGGCATCGTGGTCGGCATGATTCTCATCCTCAACCACATGCTGGCGCTGCGTTCGTTCGGAGTACCGTTCTGGTCACCTTACGCTCCGTTTAAAGGGCAAGGCATGAAGGACGCACCGATTCGCGCACCGCTCTGGACGATGGCCATCCGACCGAAGGAACTGTCCCCGGAAAATGACCGTAGGGTCAGTAAAGCGACAGTTGAGTTTGCCAAGTCGCCCCCAAAACAAGAGCGTAGATCGATTCTCAACGGGCCGCGGAAAGGAGGAAGATAG
- a CDS encoding DUF1292 domain-containing protein, whose protein sequence is MACSCGKDTCGCSIPQVVSLRDESGAVHSFYISDRVTVMQQEYVLLSGLENSDLVALLRVERQADGTEQYRNIESDAEWMMLQETLFQPR, encoded by the coding sequence GTGGCGTGTTCATGCGGTAAAGACACCTGCGGTTGCTCAATTCCGCAAGTCGTATCTCTGCGCGATGAGTCTGGCGCTGTCCATTCGTTCTATATTTCCGACCGGGTAACGGTCATGCAGCAGGAATATGTACTTCTCTCCGGTCTGGAAAACTCAGATCTTGTAGCCCTCCTGCGCGTCGAACGGCAAGCTGATGGAACGGAGCAATACCGGAACATCGAATCGGACGCAGAATGGATGATGCTGCAGGAAACCCTGTTTCAACCGCGCTGA
- a CDS encoding DMT family transporter — MFTKHPPASSTRLSHGSLDNREMRPDGDGVLTNSQDANLISTDSHYHPQHEHRRNPLFPSLPLFVGVAAVSFSAILIKVCQVPAAAIGMYRLLITVALLSPFTLLSARQRLALRALSKRDLLALVASGLLLGMHFLFWIASLKETSVASSMIITTLQPAFVGIAAYFAFHERLSRQRVISLILALLGTAVIAIGDDARTHVTSHLAGVSLLGSSSALRGDLLSLLGTLCVSGYMLVGQHARARLTSTAYNWSVFFVAGLGLMVYAGMTGVPFHGYRPMDWLWLLLLALVPTLFGHALFNWLLRYVNATTVSVTILGEPIGAILLSAWLLHEPIFAYQMQGGLVTLGGIWLYLYKGSQAKP; from the coding sequence ATGTTCACAAAGCATCCGCCAGCCAGCAGTACGCGCTTGAGCCATGGCTCCCTAGACAACCGTGAGATGCGCCCTGACGGCGACGGGGTCCTCACGAACAGTCAAGACGCGAACCTCATATCCACCGACAGCCACTATCACCCGCAACACGAGCATCGACGAAACCCGTTGTTTCCGTCCCTGCCCCTATTTGTCGGCGTCGCCGCGGTTTCCTTTTCCGCAATTTTGATAAAGGTGTGCCAAGTCCCGGCCGCAGCGATAGGTATGTATCGGTTGCTGATAACCGTCGCGCTCCTAAGTCCGTTCACGCTCTTGTCCGCCCGCCAGCGACTAGCCCTTCGCGCGCTGTCAAAGCGCGACCTGCTCGCGCTCGTGGCTTCAGGGCTGCTGCTCGGCATGCATTTTCTCTTCTGGATAGCTTCCCTGAAAGAGACGAGTGTCGCAAGCTCCATGATTATCACGACACTGCAACCAGCCTTTGTCGGTATCGCGGCGTACTTTGCGTTCCATGAGCGCTTGTCGCGACAACGGGTCATCAGTCTAATCCTTGCTCTCCTTGGCACAGCTGTGATTGCGATTGGCGACGACGCGCGAACGCACGTGACATCGCACCTCGCCGGTGTTTCACTGCTTGGCAGCAGCTCTGCTCTGCGTGGCGACCTGCTTTCTCTTCTCGGCACCCTGTGCGTCAGCGGCTACATGCTCGTTGGTCAACACGCGCGCGCTCGACTGACCTCCACCGCCTACAATTGGAGCGTGTTTTTCGTCGCGGGATTAGGCCTTATGGTGTACGCAGGGATGACCGGAGTTCCCTTTCACGGCTACCGCCCGATGGATTGGCTTTGGCTGTTGCTTCTCGCCCTGGTCCCGACGTTGTTTGGTCACGCCCTGTTTAATTGGCTTCTCCGCTACGTGAACGCGACGACAGTATCCGTCACGATTCTAGGTGAGCCCATCGGCGCCATCTTGCTGTCCGCCTGGCTGCTGCACGAACCAATTTTTGCATACCAGATGCAGGGTGGGCTGGTGACCCTCGGCGGAATCTGGTTATACCTGTACAAGGGATCCCAAGCGAAGCCGTGA
- a CDS encoding Ger(x)C family spore germination protein, translating to MKSRISKVVKLLLALLLTVPFTTGCWDRVEIEQRATVLGLAIDLPDGDMAKGPLDVSHPPEQNRVKPKVVLTAHIAVPGRIPLGPGGGAGGGSTENEKAVWSVQSRGENIADAIAQMQQQVAERIFLGHLRMIIVSEAYARQGLDAVNDYFRRNPEIRRTTWLMVSNERASDVMALSPPLERVPTLYLLATMDRAKDSGKLPNVFVGRFWTLTSSDGQEGYLPYVTIKQENNLKIQGLAYFRKSRMVGVTTPFQIMAVMQILGENPAGYSVPYHVGNGTVILSAFRRLARITLVSKTTYRRPRCRCTLIPT from the coding sequence ATGAAAAGCAGAATCAGCAAGGTCGTGAAGTTGCTGCTCGCCCTGCTGCTCACTGTCCCGTTTACGACCGGGTGCTGGGACCGTGTAGAAATCGAACAGAGGGCAACTGTCCTGGGACTTGCGATTGACCTTCCGGACGGAGACATGGCAAAGGGCCCGCTTGATGTCTCGCATCCACCCGAGCAAAACCGCGTGAAGCCGAAAGTCGTGCTGACGGCGCACATCGCGGTCCCTGGTCGCATTCCACTCGGCCCCGGTGGCGGTGCTGGCGGTGGCAGTACGGAGAATGAAAAGGCCGTCTGGAGCGTACAGTCGCGCGGTGAAAATATTGCCGATGCCATCGCTCAGATGCAGCAACAAGTTGCGGAGCGGATATTCCTCGGACACCTGCGAATGATTATTGTTTCTGAAGCGTACGCCAGACAAGGTCTCGATGCCGTCAACGACTATTTTCGCAGAAACCCGGAGATTCGCCGCACCACCTGGCTCATGGTGTCCAACGAGCGTGCATCAGATGTAATGGCCTTGTCACCGCCATTGGAGCGCGTGCCCACGTTGTATTTGCTTGCGACCATGGATAGGGCCAAGGATTCCGGCAAACTGCCAAACGTCTTTGTCGGTCGCTTCTGGACGTTGACCTCGAGCGATGGTCAGGAGGGATACCTGCCTTACGTCACCATCAAGCAGGAAAACAACTTGAAGATCCAAGGGCTCGCCTATTTCCGCAAAAGCAGGATGGTGGGCGTCACCACACCATTTCAGATTATGGCCGTAATGCAGATTTTGGGTGAGAATCCTGCCGGATACAGCGTCCCGTACCACGTCGGCAACGGAACAGTCATTTTGAGTGCCTTTCGTCGCTTGGCACGCATCACACTCGTATCGAAAACGACGTACCGACGGCCAAGGTGTCGATGCACATTGATACCAACGTGA
- a CDS encoding CBS domain-containing protein: protein MFQELIDISILDLMTDVNRVACVDPENSLEHALLVLVKSGYSAIPVLDRSSVVQGTISKTLILDSILGLERIEFEHLGEQKVRDAMNKEVTKVRASDAFVRALELAINAPFLCVEDDEGRFLGILTRSAMLNRIHRYVRTELHSSFRPASS from the coding sequence ATGTTTCAGGAACTGATTGACATTTCGATTTTGGACCTAATGACAGACGTCAACCGTGTTGCGTGTGTTGACCCTGAAAACTCACTCGAACACGCGTTATTGGTGCTTGTGAAGTCCGGGTATTCAGCAATACCTGTGTTAGATAGAAGCAGCGTCGTCCAAGGCACCATCAGCAAGACGCTGATTCTTGACTCCATTTTAGGACTAGAACGCATTGAGTTCGAGCACCTTGGAGAGCAGAAGGTCAGGGATGCGATGAACAAGGAAGTGACCAAGGTTCGAGCGAGTGACGCATTTGTTCGTGCACTCGAACTCGCCATCAACGCTCCGTTTTTGTGCGTTGAAGATGACGAGGGTCGATTCCTTGGAATTCTGACCCGAAGTGCCATGTTGAACCGCATCCACCGTTACGTCAGGACGGAACTGCACAGTTCATTTCGTCCAGCATCGAGTTAA
- a CDS encoding ATP-binding cassette domain-containing protein yields MRVFLDLMWYFKAHKWKYLSGILVLVVISLVNLIPPQIVGMLVDHIRRHTLTPKLLLEWGVIIIAISLFLYVLRYLWRILLFGSAVRLATQLRNQLYEHFTRMSPEFYHERRIGDLMAHSTNDISAIEQTAMQGIMTFVDSIATGLAVIVTMAISIDWKLTIAALLPLPIIAWSSSYYGRLMHERFTKAQAAFSELNDRVQENISGVRVIKAFGQEEVEKENFRDLSQDVVNKNIAVARIDALFDPTISLVVGISFFLTISVGAVFVTHHDLTIGQLTTFTMYLGQLIWPMLAFGWLFNIVERGHASYDRVRALLATPAAITDRPNAVDEVPSGRIEFSIDSFHYPTQETPLLRDILLQIEPGQTLGIVGRTGSGKTTLFKLLMREFDAADGSIRIGRRIITDYRLDRLREGMAYVPQDHFLFSATIAENIAFARPGATLPEVQAAAKVAAIHDDITQFPAGYATIVGERGVTLSGGQKQRIAIARAILVNAEILILDDCLSAVDAKTEQLILEGLRANRSDRTTLIATHRLSTIEHADFIIVLDGGRIVEQGTHQELIAENGWYKDMYQRQQLESLVEQGGTVR; encoded by the coding sequence GTGCGCGTATTTCTTGACCTCATGTGGTACTTTAAAGCCCACAAATGGAAATATTTGTCCGGCATTCTCGTGTTGGTGGTCATCTCGCTTGTCAATCTGATACCGCCACAAATCGTGGGAATGCTCGTCGATCATATTCGGCGCCACACCCTCACCCCAAAGCTTTTGCTGGAATGGGGTGTCATCATCATCGCCATTTCGCTGTTTCTATATGTGCTCCGCTACCTCTGGCGCATCTTGCTGTTTGGCTCTGCGGTCCGGTTGGCGACGCAGCTTCGCAATCAACTCTATGAACATTTTACACGAATGTCGCCCGAGTTTTATCATGAACGTCGAATTGGTGACCTAATGGCACATTCCACCAACGATATTTCCGCCATTGAGCAGACGGCCATGCAAGGAATCATGACGTTTGTGGACTCCATCGCGACAGGTCTGGCCGTCATCGTGACGATGGCCATTAGCATCGATTGGAAACTGACCATCGCCGCACTGCTGCCGCTGCCCATCATTGCCTGGTCATCCAGCTATTACGGACGACTGATGCACGAGCGATTTACCAAGGCTCAGGCCGCATTCTCAGAGTTGAATGACCGCGTCCAGGAAAACATCTCTGGCGTCCGGGTCATTAAGGCGTTTGGACAAGAGGAAGTGGAAAAGGAAAACTTCCGCGACCTTTCACAAGATGTCGTCAACAAGAATATCGCTGTCGCGCGGATTGACGCACTGTTTGATCCGACGATATCCCTGGTTGTTGGGATTTCGTTCTTTCTCACCATTAGCGTTGGCGCTGTCTTCGTCACCCATCATGACCTGACGATTGGCCAGTTGACGACGTTCACCATGTATCTTGGACAACTCATCTGGCCGATGCTGGCGTTCGGGTGGCTCTTCAACATCGTCGAGCGTGGACACGCCTCCTACGATAGGGTGCGTGCTCTCCTTGCAACGCCGGCGGCCATTACGGACAGGCCAAACGCCGTCGATGAGGTACCGAGTGGACGCATCGAGTTTTCCATTGACTCATTCCACTACCCTACCCAGGAGACGCCGCTCCTGCGAGACATCCTTCTTCAAATCGAGCCTGGTCAAACACTTGGCATCGTTGGACGGACAGGAAGTGGAAAGACCACCTTGTTTAAGTTGTTAATGCGCGAATTTGATGCTGCTGACGGTTCCATCCGCATTGGCAGGCGAATCATCACCGACTACCGTTTGGACCGGTTGCGTGAAGGAATGGCCTACGTCCCACAAGATCACTTTTTGTTTTCTGCCACAATCGCCGAGAACATCGCGTTTGCCAGACCAGGTGCGACGCTCCCTGAAGTTCAGGCTGCAGCCAAGGTTGCTGCCATTCACGACGACATCACACAGTTCCCAGCCGGCTACGCAACCATCGTCGGCGAACGAGGTGTCACCTTGTCAGGAGGACAAAAGCAGCGCATCGCGATTGCGCGAGCCATTTTGGTCAATGCAGAAATCCTCATCCTTGACGATTGCCTGTCTGCAGTGGACGCCAAGACGGAACAGCTGATTTTGGAAGGTTTGCGGGCTAACCGATCGGATCGCACCACACTGATTGCCACTCACCGCCTGAGCACCATCGAACACGCTGACTTCATCATCGTGCTTGACGGCGGGAGAATCGTCGAACAGGGCACGCATCAGGAGTTAATTGCCGAGAACGGATGGTACAAGGACATGTACCAACGTCAGCAACTGGAATCTCTGGTTGAGCAAGGAGGGACGGTACGGTGA
- a CDS encoding endospore germination permease: MKRSITVLEVVAILFGSTVGVGVLAAPRLAVDAGGTGAPLVSLIGVLIAFAGAVLVTILGLRFPGESIAIYGKRVLGKWTAAIMSLVIAAYFAILTALSAREFGKISVVAVLQKTPTEITTLIMIVLVAIAARNSITTFSYIHLFYFPLIMAPVAIISILSLKNANFLYLQPIWSSEPLASMAVGSLTTAGLLQGGFILAIVLAAVRRPSKAMKATIIGMGLSGGVYVFTMIAALAVFGPQEIKLLYWPTLEMAKTTLLPGEVLERLDAVFISVWVIAVFTSIYSTFYITIEVVSQTFGLKDSRMLTLPFAAGIFFIAMLPPNIVQLYRVITLAGQYGLILTFGYPLVLWVVALVRRVRGVELTE; the protein is encoded by the coding sequence ATGAAGCGGAGTATCACCGTGCTGGAAGTCGTCGCCATTCTGTTTGGCAGCACTGTCGGGGTTGGTGTGCTGGCTGCCCCGCGGCTCGCCGTCGATGCGGGCGGCACAGGGGCGCCCCTGGTCAGTCTGATAGGGGTGCTCATCGCGTTTGCGGGAGCCGTCTTGGTGACCATTCTTGGGCTGCGGTTCCCCGGCGAGTCCATCGCTATCTACGGCAAGCGGGTGCTCGGAAAGTGGACAGCCGCCATCATGAGTCTCGTCATCGCGGCCTACTTTGCGATTCTCACGGCGCTGTCTGCGCGTGAATTCGGGAAGATATCGGTGGTTGCGGTCCTGCAAAAGACGCCAACAGAAATCACGACACTAATCATGATTGTGCTCGTCGCCATCGCGGCGAGAAACAGCATCACCACGTTTTCGTATATTCACTTGTTTTATTTCCCGCTCATCATGGCACCCGTCGCCATTATCAGCATTCTGAGCCTGAAGAACGCAAATTTTTTATACTTGCAACCCATTTGGAGCAGCGAACCGCTTGCTTCTATGGCCGTCGGCAGTTTGACCACGGCAGGGTTACTACAAGGTGGGTTCATCTTGGCCATCGTCCTCGCAGCGGTACGTCGTCCCAGCAAAGCCATGAAGGCGACAATCATTGGTATGGGTTTATCCGGCGGCGTCTACGTATTTACGATGATAGCGGCTCTGGCTGTATTTGGACCCCAGGAAATCAAACTGCTTTACTGGCCAACCCTTGAAATGGCGAAGACGACCCTGCTTCCAGGTGAAGTCCTCGAACGCCTCGACGCCGTTTTCATCTCCGTCTGGGTCATCGCGGTCTTTACCAGCATCTACTCAACCTTCTACATCACCATTGAGGTTGTCAGCCAAACGTTTGGACTCAAGGATTCGCGAATGCTCACCCTTCCATTTGCGGCGGGCATTTTCTTTATCGCCATGCTGCCTCCGAACATCGTTCAGCTGTACCGAGTCATTACGTTAGCAGGTCAATATGGGCTCATCTTGACATTCGGTTATCCGCTGGTGCTGTGGGTCGTGGCACTGGTCCGGCGGGTCCGTGGGGTTGAGTTGACAGAATGA
- a CDS encoding polysaccharide biosynthesis C-terminal domain-containing protein — MSIPFPFGKSSLFSLAEFVSRLLGLFFLAHFMKAFGLDAGGVFRTALPLIILASAVGSVGLPTALTRWLAADGMPKRLSSQQKWTVVIATLCAMVLTVLSLNAILKLSVIPLLGIGPVDSLLRFSVPLLLIMPTGGSLRGMLIGRGQNTLPAIAQACGAITQVALINPVTVRFLERMHWNGGEAGVAIVTAAETVAVLVLIFGMMANLYWHALIERRQEELQPEELQMEQNSTVSRKKWLIWRDLRTIFRLTASPTLQTLLETLGFGLELPMAEHLLTLQFGPAMAQQWLAEYAAVAIPLLHFPMFAADGLATALLPTLTRGRATQGSQALGPSLEQVVRSMFILSVPASLVLFVFAPTFSSWLDAPEAANLLRVMAPLALFAYAQSPLSAVVQAHGRSRALLYAGFAGDVSRLSALLLSMAVWHLGVWGLVCAFALGVSVETGVLYAFAWRITPIEIPWKSLGYSVLAGIEVCTVLIVAKHLPFAYGFSHYPLPWFVLALVTGGTFLVLSKEIPPQAFLPVPVLGSPLNRIAKVLAGTDETRSQ; from the coding sequence ATGAGCATTCCGTTTCCGTTTGGCAAATCGTCGCTGTTTAGTCTCGCAGAATTTGTCTCTCGACTGCTCGGACTCTTCTTTTTGGCACATTTTATGAAGGCGTTTGGTCTCGATGCCGGCGGAGTGTTCCGGACAGCCCTCCCCCTCATCATCCTGGCATCGGCTGTTGGCAGTGTCGGACTCCCGACAGCACTCACTCGGTGGTTGGCTGCCGACGGCATGCCAAAGCGGCTCTCGAGTCAGCAAAAATGGACGGTTGTGATTGCGACACTGTGCGCGATGGTGCTTACGGTGCTGTCTCTGAACGCTATCTTAAAGTTGTCTGTCATTCCCCTGCTCGGAATTGGCCCGGTTGATAGTCTACTGCGTTTTTCTGTTCCGCTGCTGCTGATTATGCCTACAGGCGGCAGTCTCAGAGGGATGCTCATCGGCCGCGGTCAAAATACGCTGCCGGCCATTGCCCAAGCATGCGGGGCGATTACTCAAGTGGCCCTCATTAACCCCGTGACTGTCCGTTTTCTCGAACGAATGCACTGGAATGGCGGCGAAGCGGGCGTTGCCATTGTTACAGCCGCTGAAACTGTCGCCGTGCTGGTCCTCATTTTCGGGATGATGGCAAACCTTTACTGGCATGCGCTCATTGAGCGCAGGCAGGAAGAACTACAGCCGGAAGAACTACAGATGGAGCAGAACAGCACTGTTTCGCGCAAAAAGTGGCTCATCTGGCGAGACCTTCGGACCATTTTTCGTCTGACTGCTTCACCGACCTTGCAGACGCTGCTTGAAACCTTAGGCTTCGGTCTCGAACTCCCGATGGCTGAACACCTACTGACGCTGCAGTTTGGCCCTGCTATGGCACAACAGTGGCTGGCGGAATACGCAGCAGTTGCCATCCCACTCTTACACTTTCCGATGTTTGCTGCGGACGGATTGGCAACTGCGCTTCTTCCGACGCTCACCAGAGGGCGAGCCACGCAGGGCAGCCAGGCACTTGGCCCATCTTTAGAACAGGTCGTTCGCTCGATGTTCATCTTGTCAGTCCCGGCAAGTCTAGTGCTCTTCGTCTTTGCCCCCACATTCTCAAGTTGGCTCGACGCCCCAGAGGCCGCAAACCTCCTTCGCGTCATGGCCCCTCTTGCACTGTTCGCTTATGCGCAGTCACCGCTCAGCGCGGTTGTGCAAGCCCACGGGCGCAGCCGGGCACTTCTTTACGCGGGTTTTGCAGGCGATGTCAGTCGTCTGTCAGCGCTTCTTCTATCCATGGCGGTTTGGCATCTCGGCGTCTGGGGGCTTGTGTGCGCCTTTGCACTCGGGGTGAGTGTCGAGACGGGCGTACTCTACGCGTTCGCGTGGCGGATAACACCGATTGAAATACCTTGGAAGAGCCTTGGCTATTCGGTTCTGGCGGGTATAGAGGTCTGCACGGTGTTGATTGTCGCAAAACACCTCCCGTTTGCCTACGGTTTTTCCCACTACCCTCTGCCCTGGTTCGTCCTCGCTCTGGTAACTGGGGGGACATTTCTCGTCCTATCCAAAGAAATCCCTCCGCAGGCCTTCTTACCTGTTCCCGTCCTCGGAAGCCCACTGAATCGCATTGCTAAGGTGCTCGCTGGCACAGACGAAACGCGTTCCCAGTAG
- a CDS encoding NAD-dependent protein deacylase: protein MGVPDDAMDTLRQWVRDSSNITVLTGAGISTESGIPDFRSPQGIWADEQLMDAMSKWYLEENPEDFWTKYKYAFLSDDLLRAEPNSAHLALAWLEEQGKRMRIYTQNVDGLHQQAGNRHVYEMHGSVRKAHCPICHRSYDVAHIMAEEVPYCRAYDVKGTDCHYILQPDTVLFGQEVRYFQEAAFSMMESDLVLIVGSSLTVYPVADLPQFAKQGRAKVALVNLERTDFDGLADIVIHGKAGAVLPGLL from the coding sequence GTGGGAGTACCAGACGATGCGATGGATACCCTGCGACAATGGGTTCGTGACAGCAGTAACATTACCGTCTTGACCGGAGCGGGCATCAGTACTGAGTCAGGTATTCCTGACTTCCGGTCGCCACAAGGGATTTGGGCTGACGAACAACTGATGGATGCAATGTCTAAATGGTACCTGGAGGAAAATCCGGAAGATTTTTGGACGAAGTACAAGTACGCTTTTCTTAGTGATGACTTGCTCAGGGCGGAACCGAACAGTGCCCATCTTGCGCTTGCGTGGCTTGAAGAACAGGGCAAACGGATGCGCATCTACACGCAAAATGTGGACGGTCTGCACCAGCAGGCAGGGAATAGACACGTATATGAGATGCATGGCAGTGTACGCAAAGCGCATTGCCCGATTTGCCATCGGTCCTATGATGTTGCGCACATCATGGCCGAAGAGGTGCCGTATTGCCGTGCGTATGACGTCAAAGGGACCGACTGCCACTACATTCTTCAGCCAGATACAGTGTTATTTGGGCAGGAGGTGCGGTATTTTCAGGAGGCAGCCTTTTCCATGATGGAGTCCGACCTTGTGCTGATTGTCGGGTCTTCCCTCACGGTTTATCCGGTCGCTGATTTGCCGCAGTTCGCTAAGCAGGGGCGTGCAAAAGTGGCCCTCGTCAACCTCGAGCGCACTGATTTTGACGGACTTGCGGATATCGTTATTCACGGCAAAGCTGGTGCAGTTTTGCCGGGCCTTTTGTGA